One Chaetodon trifascialis isolate fChaTrf1 chromosome 13, fChaTrf1.hap1, whole genome shotgun sequence DNA segment encodes these proteins:
- the prph2b gene encoding peripherin-2b, whose product MPFMPVKFTLQKRVKLAQGLWMLYWFSVIVGIIIFSLGIFFKIELRKRSEMMDNNESHLVPNLLILVGLLACGINAFGGKVCHDSLDPVKFTKWKAMLKSYFMLCCGFNALLLLMALLCFLMQFSVYLTLAEGLKNSIKFYKDTDTPGRCFMKRTLDMTQIEFRCCGNNNFRDWFEVQWISNRYLDMSNDAVKDRVLSNVEGKYLMDSVPFSCCNPGSPRPCIQHHLTNNSAHYDYDHRIEELNIWTRGCREALFSYFSGMMTSIGVLIISTIILESVDMAGLKYLTTALETMEDPENPECESEGWLLEKGVKETFSEMLAKMKTLGKANQVEEGGDAEQAAT is encoded by the exons ATGCCGTTCATGCCAGTAAAGTTCACCCTGCAGAAGCGGGTGAAGCTGGCTCAGGGTCTGTGGATGCTCTACTGGTTCTCGGTGATCGTGGGGATCATCATCTTCAGCCTCGGCATCTTCTTCAAGATTGAGCTGCGGAAGAGAAGCGAGATGATGGACAACAACGAGAGCCATTTAGTGCCCAACCTGCTGATCCTGGTGGGCTTGTTGGCCTGTGGGATCAACGCCTTCGGAGGAAAGGTGTGCCACGACTCTTTGGACCCCGTCAAGTTCACCAAGTGGAAGGCGATGCTGAAGTCGTACTTCATGCTGTGCTGCGGCTTCAacgcgctgctgctgctgatggcgTTGCTCTGCTTCCTCATGCAGTTCTCCGTGTACCTGACGCTGGCTGAGGGCCTGAAGAACAGCATCAAGTTCTACAAGGACACGGACACGCCGGGACGCTGCTTCATGAAGAGGACGCTGGACATGACACAGATCGAGTTCCGCTGCTGCGGCAACAACAACTTCAGGGACTGGTTCGAGGTGCAGTGGATCAGCAACCGCTACCTGGACATGAGCAACGACGCAGTGAAAGA CCGTGTCCTCAGTAACGTGGAGGGGAAGTACCTGATGGACAGCGTCCCGTTCAGCTGCTGTAACCCCGGGTCCCCTCGGCCCTGCATCCAGCACCACCTGACCAATAACTCTGCCCACTACGACTACGACCACCGCATTGAGGAGCTCAACATCTGGACCCGGGGCTGCCGTGAGGCCCTCTTCTCCTACTTCAGTGGCATGATGACCAGCATTGGAGTGCTCATCATCTCCACCATCATCCTGGAG tcggTGGACATGGCAGGGTTGAAGTACCTGACCACAGCTCTGGAGACGATGGAGGACCCAGAGAACccagagtgtgagagtgaaggCTGGCTGCTGGAGAAAGGCGTGAAGGAGACGTTCAGCGAGATGCTCGCCAAGATGAAGACACTGGGGAAGGCCAACCaggtggaggaaggtggggaCGCAGAGCAGGCCGCCACCTGA